Part of the Yersinia hibernica genome, CTAATTGACATCCCTGCTTTAGCAATATGCCGAACAACATTCGAGTCTGACAATCTTTTTAGTGCGGTAATTTAAAGTTAAAATTAATACTCAGTTTATCTTCGTGATAGCAAAAACAAAAACAGCCTCATAAAGAGACTGTTTTTATTCCTCTCACAGCAAACTACCATTCATAAGCTACGGTGAACAATAATGCCCTACGATGCTGATGCTCGTGGAGTTGTCGCACACAATAGATATGACGATAGCGCCGTGATTGACCTTCAAGCCAGCGACTTCTACGCCGCTGATTTTGCCGTAACATACGCCAACGGCCGACCTCATTCTTACTCCGTCTCATGAAGCTATTCTTCCCAAGCTGAGAACTGGACTATTATAAACTTTTCATCTCTTGAGCCAAGCCGCTACTAGGCAAAAGCGCACCTTTAGCCTGAAATTACCTGACCGGGGCGATGGTAAAAACAGAGAACGCCAACTATATATGTATATTCGTCTTTGCAAGTCCTTTAGCTTAAAAGACTTTATCCAGTAATATATCCGATTAAAGGTTTCGTCTTTGCCATACAGTGCGTACACTCTTTAGTGACCGTTTGTGAACAGGATTTCCGCCCTTATGACAACATTTTATACCGTAATCAGTTGGCTCTCCGTTTTTGGCTATTGGTTGCTTATTGCCGGGGTCACACTGCGAATTCTGATGAAACGCAGAGCCGTTCCTTCGGCCATGGCATGGCTACTTGTTATCTATATTTTGCCCTTGGTGGGTGTTATCGCGTATCTCTCTTTCGGCGAACTTCATTTAGGCAAACGTCGGGCTGAGCGAGCAAAAGCCATGTGGCCCTCCACCGCCCGCTGGCTCAGTGAATTGAAAGACTGCCAACATATTTTTGCCAATTCAAATAGCGAAGTGGCAACGCCATTATTCCAATTATGTGAGCGTCGCCAAGGCATTAGTGGCGTAAAAGGCAATCAATTACAGTTATTAACCACCACCGATGACACCCTGAAAGCATTAGTCCGTGATATTGAGTTAGCTCGCCATAATATCGAGATGGTGTTTTATATCTGGCAGCCGGGCGGGCTGGTTGACCAAGTGGCTGAATCGCTGATGGCCGCAGCACGGCGCGGGGTTC contains:
- a CDS encoding YciY family protein, encoding MRRSKNEVGRWRMLRQNQRRRSRWLEGQSRRYRHIYCVRQLHEHQHRRALLFTVAYEW